The stretch of DNA CGCCACACGAGAGTCAGTAGTTCTCCTTCACCATCGCCCAATCCAGCCAGCGTTATGGATGTCTGTTCCTTTGGGCTTCCGCCAAACGTCAGATGGGTCTCTATCGTTACAGGAAAGGTCAGCTGGCTACAATAGCCGATTCCACCAGTAGAAAGCATTAGTCCAAGACTAATGATCAAACTCGCTAATCTCCGATTCATTTTCCAACGTCTCCTCTCACTGTTATACAACATCGAGAGTCACTAGAACGACCGGGGCAAAGGGCGGAGAGCTATCTCCGCCGGTTTCACCCAGTCGCATCGCTGCAAAAGGTCAACCTGTATACCGTAGGTCAAGAGTCTACCCCTAAGTTACCACCCATGCGAGATTACTATGGCAGTAAGGAGGAGACTAGAGTCTCCTGACAATTATTTCCCGACTTCCGAAATACGCGCATCGCCCCAATAGACATCGGTGGAATTACCATTGCCATTAAAGAATAAGCCTACTGTATAATCAACAAGGTCTGCGGCAGGCGTATTCCGGAAACCAACGTTACTCATCTGAACTTCGTCATTTACATAAACATCAGCCTCTCCATCATCGAGACGGAACAGGGTTGCGAACCGATATGCGCGCAATTCTTCATCCGCGAAGTACTTTCCTACATCGGCCACGCTGGCGTAGGGCGGCCAAGTTGGTTTTGCATCCCACAAATACACACCGGTAAACTCACCCTTTGAAAGCCAAACAGTCAATTCAACTAGAATATCTGAAGTGTTTTCAGAAAGGGACACAGCTGGCATTACCAAATGCGCGTTTTCACTACCCCCATCAAACCCAAGTAACGCTCGCCCCCCCGAGGCAGCTTCCAGTTCCACAACCTTAAAGTCTGCCGCATCCTTGGCAGCAAACGGCATCCAATCAACAGGAAGCTGGCCCAATTCATACTCGGTGAAATCTGTATAATATAGCTGAGCAATCTCGTTGATACTAACGAAACTAATCTCATGCCCTCCATCGTTCCACGCAATACTTAGGGTATAGGTGGTGTTTGGAGCAAACTTCTCCTGTGGAAAGAAAACTACTTCATTTCCCTCAGCTACAACCCTACCCTCAACACTTGGATTGAGCCTTATGTCCACATTCTTTGGCGGCGCGGAAAACGTTACTTTGATGGGACGGTAATTGAAAACCCCTGTAGCACCGTCTTCTACGGAAATACTCTGCAGACTAACCTTATTGACGAACATACACGACATCATGATTAAAGTGCAACACACAACAGTAATGAGCTATTTGCGATGTGCTTGGTTCTGCAGTCTGGCAATTGATTAGTGGGTAAAGAAATGTACGCCAGAAAGCAAATCATGGCCAAACTAGATTGTGGAACATAAAAAGTAAGGTATGGGAG from Limnochordia bacterium encodes:
- a CDS encoding Ig-like domain-containing protein; protein product: MFVNKVSLQSISVEDGATGVFNYRPIKVTFSAPPKNVDIRLNPSVEGRVVAEGNEVVFFPQEKFAPNTTYTLSIAWNDGGHEISFVSINEIAQLYYTDFTEYELGQLPVDWMPFAAKDAADFKVVELEAASGGRALLGFDGGSENAHLVMPAVSLSENTSDILVELTVWLSKGEFTGVYLWDAKPTWPPYASVADVGKYFADEELRAYRFATLFRLDDGEADVYVNDEVQMSNVGFRNTPAADLVDYTVGLFFNGNGNSTDVYWGDARISEVGK